A section of the Elizabethkingia anophelis R26 genome encodes:
- the pfkA gene encoding 6-phosphofructokinase translates to MTESQVKKIGVLTSGGDSPGMNAAIRAVVRTANYYHLECFGIREGYSGLMEGNLTKMGARSVKNIINQGGTILKSARSLEFKTKEGRQKAFEQCQKAGIDGLVCIGGDGTFTGAKIFCEEFGIKVIGVPGTIDNDIFGTDNTIGYDTALNTAMEAIDKIRDTATSHNRVFFVEVMGRDAGFIALNSGIATGAIDILIPEREDKIEDLFQNFRKAEETGKSSSIVVVAEGEKLGNIYDLAQKTKNEFPEFDIRVSTLGHIQRGGSPSCADRVLASRLGYGAVTGLMQGYTNVMAGIRANELVYTPIEEAIRKHNEMNGDLMKIAEILAI, encoded by the coding sequence ATGACTGAATCACAGGTTAAAAAAATCGGAGTATTGACTTCCGGAGGGGATTCTCCGGGAATGAACGCAGCTATTCGTGCTGTAGTCAGAACTGCTAATTATTATCATTTAGAATGTTTCGGAATCCGTGAAGGCTATTCAGGCCTAATGGAAGGCAATCTTACTAAGATGGGTGCCCGTTCCGTAAAAAATATCATCAACCAGGGTGGCACTATTTTAAAATCTGCCCGTTCTCTGGAATTTAAAACTAAGGAAGGAAGACAGAAAGCTTTTGAGCAATGCCAGAAAGCAGGTATTGATGGATTAGTTTGTATCGGTGGAGACGGTACTTTTACCGGAGCAAAAATTTTCTGTGAAGAATTTGGCATAAAAGTAATCGGTGTACCGGGTACCATAGATAATGATATCTTTGGTACTGATAACACGATAGGCTATGACACTGCTTTGAATACTGCAATGGAAGCCATTGATAAAATCAGAGATACCGCAACTTCCCACAATAGAGTATTCTTTGTAGAAGTAATGGGGCGTGATGCTGGTTTCATAGCACTAAACAGTGGTATTGCTACCGGAGCTATAGATATTCTGATTCCTGAAAGAGAAGACAAAATTGAAGACCTATTCCAAAACTTCAGAAAAGCTGAAGAAACCGGAAAGTCTTCCAGTATAGTAGTAGTTGCTGAAGGCGAAAAGTTAGGTAACATATATGACCTTGCTCAGAAAACAAAAAATGAGTTTCCTGAATTCGATATCCGCGTTTCTACATTGGGACATATCCAAAGAGGAGGTTCTCCAAGCTGTGCTGACAGAGTTCTTGCAAGCCGTCTGGGTTACGGCGCCGTAACGGGACTTATGCAAGGCTACACCAATGTAATGGCTGGTATAAGAGCCAACGAATTGGTTTATACTCCTATAGAGGAAGCCATCAGAAAACATAATGAAATGAATGGCGATTTAATGAAAATCGCCGAAATCCTTGCCATATAA
- the gap gene encoding type I glyceraldehyde-3-phosphate dehydrogenase yields MSKIKVGINGFGRIGRLVFKAMTERDNIEVVGINDLIDAEYMAYMLKYDSVHGQFKGEISVEGNDLVVNGNRIRVTAEKDPNNLKWNEVGAEYIVESTGLFLTKESAQAHINAGAKKVILSAPPKDDTPMFVMGVNHNELTDDIKILSNASCTTNCLAPLAKVIHDNFGIAEGLMTTVHAATATQKTVDGPSMKDWRGGRSALNNIIPSSTGAAKAVGKVIPSLNGKLTGMSFRVPTADVSVVDLTVRLDKATTYDEICATIKAAAEGELKGILGYTEDAVVSQDFVGEKRTSVFDKDAGIMLSPTFVKLVSWYDNETGYSNKLTDMLIHSASL; encoded by the coding sequence ATGTCAAAAATCAAAGTAGGTATCAACGGATTTGGTAGAATCGGACGTCTTGTATTCAAAGCAATGACTGAAAGAGACAATATTGAGGTAGTTGGTATCAACGACCTTATCGATGCAGAGTACATGGCTTACATGCTAAAATACGACTCTGTACACGGGCAATTTAAAGGAGAGATTTCTGTAGAAGGTAACGACCTTGTTGTAAACGGAAACAGAATTCGTGTAACTGCTGAAAAAGATCCTAACAACCTTAAATGGAATGAAGTTGGGGCTGAATATATCGTAGAATCTACTGGTTTATTCTTAACTAAAGAAAGTGCACAGGCTCACATTAACGCTGGTGCTAAAAAAGTAATTCTTTCTGCACCTCCGAAAGATGATACTCCAATGTTTGTAATGGGTGTTAACCACAACGAACTAACTGATGATATCAAAATCTTATCAAATGCATCTTGTACAACTAACTGTTTAGCTCCTTTAGCTAAAGTTATCCACGATAACTTTGGTATCGCTGAAGGTCTAATGACTACTGTACACGCTGCTACTGCTACTCAGAAAACTGTTGACGGTCCTTCAATGAAAGACTGGAGAGGCGGACGTTCTGCACTGAACAACATTATCCCTTCTTCTACTGGTGCTGCTAAGGCTGTAGGTAAAGTTATCCCTTCTCTTAACGGAAAACTTACCGGTATGTCTTTCAGAGTACCAACGGCTGACGTTTCTGTAGTAGACTTAACTGTAAGATTAGATAAAGCTACAACTTACGATGAGATTTGTGCTACTATTAAAGCTGCTGCTGAAGGTGAATTAAAAGGAATCCTTGGTTATACTGAAGATGCTGTTGTATCTCAGGATTTCGTAGGAGAAAAGAGAACTTCAGTATTCGATAAAGATGCTGGTATTATGTTATCTCCAACATTCGTAAAATTAGTTTCTTGGTATGACAACGAAACTGGTTACTCTAACAAGTTAACAGATATGTTAATCCACTCTGCTTCTTTATAA